The following DNA comes from Salmo trutta chromosome 15, fSalTru1.1, whole genome shotgun sequence.
aggaagctgattctagatttaattttggattggagatgcttaatgtgagtctggaaggagagattacagtctaaccagacacctaggtatttgtagttgtccacatattctaagtcaaccgtccagagtagtgatgctagtcaggcaggCGGGTGCGGACAacaatcggttgaaaagcatgcatttagttttattagcatttaaaagcagttggaggccaccgaaggagtgttgtatggcattgaagctcgtttggaggtttgttaacagtgtccaaagaagggccagatgtatacagaatggtgtcgtctgcttagaggtgtttcagagaatcaccagcagcaagagcgacatctttgatatatacagagaaaagagtcggcccgagaattgaaccctgtggcaccccatagagactgccagaggttccggacaacaggccctccgatttgacatactgaactctatctgagaagaaattggtgaaccaggcgaggcagtcatttgagaaactaaggctattgagtctgcggatacgaatgtggtgattgacagagtcgaaagccttggccaggtctatgaagacggctgcacagtactgtcttttatcgatggcgctTATGATATCGttttggaccttgagcgtggctgaggtgcacccatgaccagctcagaaaccagattgcatagtggagatggtacggtgggattcgaaatggtcggtgatctgtttgttaacttggctttcgaagattttagaaaggcagggcaggatggatataggtctataacagtttgggtctagagtgtctccccctttgaagaggtggatgaccgcggcagctttccaatctttggtgatctcagacgatacgaaagagaggtttaacaggctagtaataggggttgcaacaatttcggtggataattttagaaagagagggtccagattgtctagcccagctgatttgtaggaatccagattttgcagctctttcagaacatcagctgtctggatttcgGTGAAGAAGAagcgggggggcttgggcaagttgctgcagggggtgctgagctgttggccggggtaggggtagccaggtggaaagcatggccagccatagaaaaatacttattgaaatgatcgattatcgtagatttatcggtggagACAGTGtgtcctagcctcagtgcagtgggctgggaggaggtgctcttattctccatggactttagtgtctcaactttttggaattagtgctacaggatgcaaatttctgtttgaaaaagctagccttagcttttataactgactgagtatattggttcctgacttccctgaaaagtagcatatcgcaggggctattcgatgctaatgcagaacgccacaggatgtttttgtgctggtcaagggcagtcaagtctggagtgaaccaagggctatatctgttcttagttctacatttttttgaatggggcattctTATTTTGTTTGCGAATAGATTGTgtgttatttaagcaataaggctcgAGGGGGATGtggtatatgtccaatataccatggctaagggctgttcttatgtacgacgcaacgcagagtgcctggatacagcccttagccggtGTATGTTGACAATATACCGCAAATCccggaggtgccttattgctattgtaaactggttaccaatgtagttagagcagtaaaaatacccatggtatacggtctgattatactacggctttcagccaatcaacattcaggcCTCGAAAAAGCCAGTTTATGATAAGTTATGAAGTATATATCTATAAGCACTCTTAACAAACAAAATCACACCATCTACAAAATGTGTTCAATTTTCACTCACCGTAACATCATCTCCCCTCCAGGTAAGTTTGAAGAGAAGGAAGACTGTGTACCAAAGCTGGAGCAGCTAAACTCTCTGGGCTTCATGTGCAGCCTGAACCTGTCACTGAGCAGGAAGGACCTGGTAAAGATGGAGCTGCTCCTCTTAGAGACGTTTGGCTGGAACCTGTGTATGCCCACGCCAGCACACTTCATAGACTACTACCTCCATGCGGCTGTACAGGAGGGAGAACTGCACAACGGCTGGCCGCTCTCCTCCCTCAATAAGACCAAAGCCTTCATGGACAAGTATACACACTACTTCCTGGAAGTCTCACTGCAAGGTGAGGATGAGATTGGgagtagggctgtggcagtcatgacattttgtcagctggttattgtcatgcaaaagactgccggtctcacggttattgaccgttaattaacaaacacgtttagcattgtataatggcacaatcattattttaattcagttTTTTTGTTCGGGCTTGGGCTCATGTATAGGCCTATGCATAAGCTTTAATATGCAAGTGGCTCGGGGcgtcagcgtagcctagtggttagagtgttggactagtaaccgaaaggttgcaagttcaaatccctgagctgtcgttctgcccctgaacaaggcagttaacccactgttcctaggccgtcattgaaaataagaatttgttcttaactgacttgcctagttaaataaaggtaaaataaataaataaaaaatatacatctGGGTGTTTGAatgaaagcgctgtccatttcgttgtgttaggctttgaaacaacatccacatcGACCATgtttttccactcagtttcaacctgttgttgaacttctttcttcaaattgatcatcacaatacggtcaccgcaacagccctgaTTAGGAGTGCCCAAGAATGGAAGTCCATAAAGTGACTGCAGTGGGTGGTCTAATGGGCAAGACAATTGCTCTCTCTGGTGGGGCCATTCATTATTGAGTAAATGAGTGAGACTGATgatctctgtgtttgtgtgtctcagaCCATGCCTTCCTGGGCTTCCGACCATCCCAGGTGGCAGCAGCCTGCATTGCGGCGTCCCGCATCTGTCTCCAGATCACCCCAAGCTGGACCACCGTTCTCCACCTGCTCACCGGATACTCCTGGGAACCCCTCACCCCGTGCATCGAGCTCATGCTGCTGTAAGACTCCACTACTGCTTTACATAATgtgctgtacacacacattaATCTGGTCATTAGTCGGATTCCGACTCATCTGTTTTGAGTTTACACTTCATCAGGTAGTGAAGAAGCACCAATTGAATTAGGGCTATGTATAATATTTGTGCACATAAAGAGGAAGGCCAATTCATCTCCATGAAACAAAACAATCTGATAGTTCTGGAGCCCTATTTTGACATGCTATATGTCATCTATTGTGAATGACTTTATAATTACTTTATATGATGATAACTCAAATATATTCTGTTGTGTGACGCTGCCCAAACTTTTTGTTGTTGGGTGCCACCAAATCATGAGCTTGTGCCACCAACTGCAGAAGTTGGGAAAATGCTAGTCTGGAGCCCTGAACagacaaaacattttgctacggaATCTGACTAATGAATATATGTTTACTGACATCTGCTTACACTTAGTTTATCCTCTGCCATTTCTAAACTGTGTAGTTGTATGCTTCCTATGTATGCACTTTTCCTCCATTTTAATGCAATTTGAGGATTGAGGTTCTACAGCTTTTTCACATTGTCAATACCATTGACCCTTAGTTATTACCTCTGTATGTTGATGTTTATGTCCATCAGCTAAACGTCATTAAGTAATGATTTTCACCGTTTTTCTCCCTCTAGTGCCCATGACAACGATGTGAAACAAGCCAACAAATCCAAGTCCAACTCTCCGTCTGTCCAGAGTCCTCTCCAACCCCAGGCCCTTCCCTCAACCTCCACAGTCTCCGTCTCCACCATGAAACAACCCTTGTCTACCTCTCAGCAGCTGCTCTTCCAGACAGGTGGATACCAGCAGCAGCTCACCCAGCACTCTACTCCCATTTCCCAGCTGCACATGCTAGGTGAGTCCCAGACTCTGGGCCCTGTCGGGTCTCGCGACTACCTCCAGGCCCACCAGAGAGGGCTCCTCTCAGGGTCGGTTTCTCAGGGAGTCTTCCCCTCCTACCCCAGCTTAGCCTCAGGGCTGCGCTCCTCCCTGCCCCTGCAGGGACCCATCTCCATGCAAGTGGCTCTTGCTGCAGAGCCCCGTCACTGCCTTCCCCTGTCATACGGGGGAGGCTACCTGGGCTCCCATCACACCTACACAGCAGGCTGCTTCGACAGGTGACGCCAGGAGAGGGAGGACAAACAGAACCTGGGGCAGTCAGTGTCCTCCTCCATCCATTCTGACCTCATCCACTGGGGACAAAGGAAACCAAAACAAAGAAGCAATGTCAATGCAGATGTTGCTGAGGTCATAGTATTGACCTAACAAAAGCCCTACCTATTTGAAATGAGACACTATTTGTGATGAGCTGATTACGTACAGTACATACTGTTCCCTTCACGTGACTGCTTGCTCTATACTGAGACTGAGAGGCTGGTTTAGCCACTGTGATTCTGCTATCAACTGTGGTTGTGTGGAGCCCCTGCTTCCAAATCAGTTCTCTCAATGTGGGACTGCTGTTTTTTTATACTATTATCTTTCAATGCTGCTGCTTTAAACAAAATTATGACATTATGATCAGTGGAAAGTGGTCTGTCCTTGGTATTATTTACATGAACTATACCATTTCAGGGGTTGAAGGTTTACTTGAAAGAATATGTATTTAAACAGCTGTGTAAATGAATTCCTTTTTTGATGTTGTGTTTTTAATTTCTACTGGGTAAAAACAGTGTGTATTGTAATGTAGGAGATGCCTTGCTAGGATTTCTGGTCCATCTTTGGCCTTGGCTGGTGTAGAGTAGTCTCAATCTTGTTTTGCCTTTCTGGTGCCCCTGGAAGCAGATGGAGCTATGGTTCCCAGGGGAACAGCCACATCCATCCTCTCAGCACATCAAACCACAGGGGAAGAAGTGATGCTTTACTAGCTAGTCCCCAGGGGGGCAAAGCCACGCTTTCTGCTCAGTTAATGTAAATTCTCCTGACTGGTACCATTTCATCTGTATGTCTGACTGAAACCCAGGacagtcacacagccctcacTGGAACTGTTGCTGTCCTTGTCACAAGGACCTTGAGCAGTTAATGACACCATGATCACGTTGGGAAGGCTTTCTGCACAGGATAGCTTGTGGTTCAGTACCGCTGACATTCTCATCTGGTTATACTACTACTGATGTCCTACCTCACTCTCCAGGAGAGTTGCTATTTGTGTAGTTTTACTGTAATTTACTGTACCTGTAAAATGGACCATGCTTGATCAGATGGAAAGAGTGCCACCAAACATATATCCTATAAAATTAGCAACAGTATAGTTGacgttaaagctggaatccttaagggtgaaactgccacgtctgTTTTGTGAAATTACAACAATATTACTGCAAACAACAattcccccagcccccccccccccccccccccggacacCATTGCACGCGCGATAGAACAGTAgcataaagtgcattcggaaagtattcacaccccttgactttgtccacattttgttacgttggtcttattctaaaatgtattgaaaagaaatcgatctacacacaataccccataatgacaaagcaaaaccaaaatgaaataaaaagctgaaatactTTATTTGCACAAGTATTCgtaccctttcctatgagactcgaaattgagctcaggtgcatcctgtttccattgatcatccttgatgtttctacaacttgattggacatgatttggtaaggcacacaTCTGTGCCACATCTGGCACAcatctttgccatgcaaatgaactgaatccccaaaaaacatttccatttcCAACATTGcctttcagccctgccacaaaaggaccagctgacatgtcagtgattctctcgttaacacaggtgtgagtgttgacgaggacaaggctggagatcactctgtcatgctgattgagtttgaataacagactggaagcttcaaaaggagggtggtgcttgggatcattgttcttactctgtcaatcatggttacctgcaaggaaacacgtgccgtcatcattgctttgcacaaaaagggcttcacaggcaaggatattgctgccagtaagattgcacctaaatcaaccatttatcggatcatcaagaacttcaaggagagtggttcaattgttgtgaagaaggcttcagggcacccaagaaagtccagcaagcgccaagaccgtctcctaaagttgattcagctgcgggattggggcaccaccattagagagcttgctcaggaatggcagcaggcaggtgtgagtgcatctgcacgaacagtgaggcgaagacttttggaggatggcctggtgtcaagaagggcagcaaagaagccacttctgtccaggaaaaacatcagggacagactgatattctgcaaaaggtacagggattggactgctgaggacgggtgtaaagtcattttctctgatgaatcccctttccgattgtttggggcatccgggaaaaaagcttgtccggagaagacaagctGAGCGCTACCaacagtcctgtgtcatgccaacagtaaagcatcctgagaccattcatgtgtggggttgcttctcagccaagggagtgggctcactcagaattttgccaaagaacacagccatgaataaagaatggtaccaacacatcctccgagagcaacttctcccaaccatccaggaacagtttggtgacgaacaaggccttttccagcatgatggagcaccttgccataaggcaaaagtgataactaagtggctcggggaacaaaacatcgatattttgggtccatggccaggaaactccccagaccttaatcccatttgagaacttgtggtcaatcctcaagaggagggtggacaaacaaaaacccacaaattctgacaaactccaagcattgattatgcaagaatgggctgccatcagtcaggatgtggcccagaagttaattgacagcatgccagggcagattgcagaggtcttgaaaaagaagggtcaacactgcaaatattgactctttgcatgaacttcatgtaattgtcaataaaagcctttgacacgtatgaaatgcttgtaattatacttcagtattccatagtaacatctgacaaaaatatctaaagacactgaatcagcaaactttgtgaatattaatatttgtgtcattctcaaaacttttggccacgactgtatgacTCGGGCTTATATGGAATGTGAGCTTGATGTCTGTGTCATGAGTCATGATGCTGCCTTGACGTCTAAATCCAGGCTGGCCAGACATGCTGTTATCGATGGCCAAGTACATGTGGGTCCAGTACCCGGAATAGCTCAGGTTTGATGGAGTAATTAAATATTTTCCACTGATCACATCCTAACCACGATGTCTATCTGCTTCCCCTACTGCTGACAGATGGCATGAAGAGGCCATGGCCCTGTAGTCTACTGGGTCTCCGATAACAAAACCATCTTCTTGCATACCTTAACTTTTACCTACCTCAATATGTAGTGATACCTGTTTATTATTTGCTACTTTTTTCATTATATCAAATGTATGTACATTTAGTTGACTTTATATTTGATgtacactttttattttattttttattgtccattttttttcttcccctgAACCTTTTCTTTTTCTCCCCCTCACAGTATGTGCACGGGTTTGCTTCACACTGTTACAGCGTGGTAGCTAcgggaccaaaacagcagagaagttgagccttgcgcttcaacgctcttagtaGTTGCAGAAATGTATCCACTATGCTGTTTACGTCATATCACTGACTCTACCTGTAACttatttttgttttatgttgGAATATATGAAGAGCTCAATCCACCATCAAAGACCAATCTAACTTGTGTGATATGTAGGCTAATGATTGGTCACTTTAGTTAAGACTACTTTCAATCACACCGCCATCTTATTGTGTTGTTTTAAAGCACACTttcttttttttgcaaatgcttTGTAGGTCTTGTGTTAACTGCTTGGAAAGGCAGTGGATTTCTTTACCTGAATGAAAATGTTGCACATTGCAACCACCTAGAAGCATCAACTCTTGAAATCCAAATGGACCAACTATATCTACCCTGATGGATCAATAACAGCTATGTGCATTTGTGCAGGAGAAGCACATATTGGGGAAGGGGAATCAGTGTTAACTCTGTCAAATGAGTTGCAAATAAAACAGTTTACAAAAGCCAGACTGACATTATCGTTTCTCCACCCTTTGTTTTTCATGTTTGTAGAGAATATCCTTTAGATGTGTATGGCAAGCCTTTGAAGTCGATTAGCATACCCCAGGGGGAATAGTTTAATATGAATGTCTCAATTCATTGCACATGAAAAGCTATTCAACGGGGGAAGAGGAGCTCCACTCTCTACCACTAACCCCCTCCCCAGCCTCCCCTGATGCTCCCTTCCTCTACAGACCTCAGGACAATGGAGGAGATCCCTATCCCTCATTTCTACCCTCCCTTTGCCACTAAACAAATAGTTAAGAAACTGGAGACTATTGATACTGTAGGCCTTACAAAGTGTAAAGAAACTGTAAATAATCATTGCGaatgaaaaatgtaaaacatgttaGTCTCTCAAAATACAAACCACGGCTGAGAGACAAAATAAGGAAGTACAAGCAATGCATAGTAAAAAAGATAACATTTGCCTTTAGAAAACTCACACTTGACCCCCTCTTTTCTTTTTCAGAAATTGACATCTTAATTTTCAGAGGATTTCTGAGATGTAACATCCTTTGTGTCCTGTGTTCATTCACTTCACAGATCATAAAGTTGTGCAACATTTGTCATTAGTGAAAAACTGTGGGAGAGGAAAATATATTTATCCAAGTTGATTACCAATGATAGGAAAGGGAGGTTATAGTAGCCCCTCCTTTGGATGGATTGGTAGGGGGTACTGAAGGCAGTCGTGGGAAGTGGGGACTCTGGAGTAGGCAAGGGGGGGTTGGGTAATGGATCATTCTCGCTAGCTTTGTTTACAaagcagagaggggaggggctgGCTGGTTACACAGAGAGGGGTGCACTCATTCACCCCGAGACATCCCCTCATCTGTCTATTGTTTTGTAACTATCCCAGAGAGCTTAATTGCTCTTAACTCAGTATGCATGCACATCCTAAGAGAGTGTGGCACAAACCTGTTGTTTCCTTGTTAATGTTTAATACTAAAACCTAACAATGTACATCTATCATGGTGGAAATGGAAAATCCAACTGTTTTCCAGATTCTATTCTACACACTGCTTAATATTGATGTTGTAGGGCATGAATCTTTCTAGCAAACTCTTAAACTATTCTTTCAACCTTTTATTAAAGTTGCTACTGAATTGTATTGTGTTTAAAGATAGATTGCCCCCCCCCAATGGTTGTCCCATAATAAATGTAGTGACATTTGTCAAGAGGTTTTACTTCACCATTATGTGGCAAATGTCATCAAGCATAGGAGAGACACAAAGACCAAGGCAGCAGGTTGGCTAAGCAGTCTTTATTTACTCATTATTCCGTTCGTTCTTTTTTGCTAATAGCACGGTCACAATGTGTTTAGATCTTCTTGCTGGTTCTTTTCAGCATGACGGAGCCTGCGATTGAGGTCTAaacaggggaaaaaatacataaaacattACTTGAACTGCCTAAATGTCTTTTTTCTTCTCCCCTCTAATTTACACCATCTTCTGCAAAGTGCCACTTTTACTTACCTCAATTAGCTTTCCTCCGCTGATTTCAGATGTGTGGCGGTAGTTGGGGAATTTCGTGCTCAGCTTGCCCCCCTCCATTGTAACTGTGGCCTGAAATGGATGGACACAAATGCTATTTATTCATACTATAATTTGTTAAACCAACAATCTGTTAATTTCATCTAGATTACAATACATACATCTGAGTTCCCCTATTTTAAATTTTAGTTGAACCtatatttatccaggtaggcaagttgagaacaagttctcatttacaattgcgacctggccaagataaagcaaagcagttcgacacatacaacaacacagttacacatggagtaaaacaaacatgcagtcaataatactgtagaaaaataagtctatatacaatgtgagcaaatgaggtgagataagagaggtaaaggcaaaaaaggccatggtggcaaagtaaatacaatatagcaagtaaaacactggaatggtagatttgcagtggaagaaagtgcaaagtagaaagagaaataatggggtgcaaaggagcaaaataaataaacacagtaggggaaggggtagttgtttgggctatttatagatgggctatgtacaggtgcagtgatctgggagctgctctgatagctggaacttaaagctagtgagggagataagtgtttccagtttcagagatttttgtagttcgttccagtcattggcagcagagaactggaaggagagacggccaaaggaggaattggctgattggctgagatgcagtgccttagaccactgcgccactcgggagccccctaGACAATTTTTTACTATAGTGACTATATGAGACTTTTGTCTGAAATACTATATTACAGAAGCTTACACAACAGACACCAGGATAAAAAAAGCAATTCCTGATCTAAACTGACTGAAAGTTGTATGACACATCATAGAGATTCTTACCTTGAACTTTTTTCCTCCGATAGTCTCCATGTCACATTCCTGGTCAATGACAAACTTGTTGCTGATGGTCTTGTTTGTGGGATAGAGCTGGGACCATGAGAACTCATTGCCGTTCTGCACCACCTCAGTAATGAGCTTGTAGTCACGACCCTTCTCAATGATATCATCAGGGATGCCTTGGATTACAAGAAAATATGTAGTTAGACTAGGGGTAATGAGGCAATTTTTAATCATATTCTCATGTCTGAGCACAGTTTGAGCACCATAGTTTTTCTATAGTAATACTGCTAATCCCCATTGAATGTGCAGTGATGTGAATACATCCATTTCAATATATTGCATAAACCAATTGAATTCAAGATGTCAAGACAAAGACTAAGGCTTTCATAGGTTTACTATTACTTTATACAGGTGGTTATTAAACTTGAATAAATGTCTTACCAAGGAGCTTGCAGAATTCCTCGTATCCTTCCTGGGACTCAGTTTCCCACTTTCCAGCGAAGGCCATGGTGTACAGAAAGCAAGGGAGAggtaaaggagagggagaagcagTTCCAAGACCAGCAGGGAAGAGTCAGGTACTGAGTGACAACCTGTCCCTCTTTAAATAGACACGGCAACCATCTCCACCCTTCTTTCATTACAATGGGTACATCACTACGCCATAAACGTTTATGGTGCCATCGGGTATTATGGCGAGTCAGAGAGTTGGTGACCATGGGGTCACTCACCTTTTGCACATAATCTACTGCTGtatatggggggaaaaaacaccTGATTATTAACAGTATTTCAATACTACATCAATGGCAACATAGAGGTCCAAAATTCCCTCAGAACAGAGGACATGATTGGACCATACAACCCCTCCTTTAATTTGTTAGTCAACAGTGAATTACATGGTGAGTTTACAGTCTGCCTCAGTCTGGGACCTAAGGCTGCCATACATGACACAGGTTCTGAATCAACAACAGCTTCTCCTTGTCTGTTTAGTTATCCATTAGGAGTGTTGTCATGATCTCTATGACAGCTACAGAACATTACTCTACATTTTCCACCCTTGACCAAAGATCCTATGATGAGACCAGACATAGAACATGGCAGCACACAATATCAGCTCATGGAGGACAGTAAGCTCGTTACACCACCGCCAAAACACCAGGGATAATTGTCAGGGGTGGACAGTCTGTTCGAGCACatcggaaacacacacacacacctagcctcTGAGACCTTTCCAAAAAATGCACGCCCACAAATTCAGTGTTCCACTTGTACATCAAACTTCCTACGACTCTTATTTTTAGATGCTACTCAGTTCAAGTCCCAGCACTTGCCAAAAACTATGCAGAAATACACACAACACATTTTTAT
Coding sequences within:
- the LOC115148467 gene encoding gastrotropin — translated: MAFAGKWETESQEGYEEFCKLLGIPDDIIEKGRDYKLITEVVQNGNEFSWSQLYPTNKTISNKFVIDQECDMETIGGKKFKATVTMEGGKLSTKFPNYRHTSEISGGKLIETSIAGSVMLKRTSKKI
- the LOC115148466 gene encoding cyclin-J-like, with protein sequence MEREGQWWKSQLAADIHQSLRIKELKLPTYKSHSPQIGMRRYFADLLAVLSNRYQLCPAARHLAVYLLDLFMDHYDVAVRQLYVIALSCLLLASKFEEKEDCVPKLEQLNSLGFMCSLNLSLSRKDLVKMELLLLETFGWNLCMPTPAHFIDYYLHAAVQEGELHNGWPLSSLNKTKAFMDKYTHYFLEVSLQDHAFLGFRPSQVAAACIAASRICLQITPSWTTVLHLLTGYSWEPLTPCIELMLLAHDNDVKQANKSKSNSPSVQSPLQPQALPSTSTVSVSTMKQPLSTSQQLLFQTGGYQQQLTQHSTPISQLHMLGESQTLGPVGSRDYLQAHQRGLLSGSVSQGVFPSYPSLASGLRSSLPLQGPISMQVALAAEPRHCLPLSYGGGYLGSHHTYTAGCFDR